tctgtttccgAACGGACGACAGTGCTTATAAAGAGAAATAGCTGGTTAATAGGAAGAAATTAGGACCAGCACGCACTCAgggttatcataattatttatataCGCACCAGGGTAGCGTGTGCTTTTCTGCATGATGACTGCAAATGTTAGTTTCTGCAGTGAAAGTTTTGACCGTGAATATTATGGAGTATACCAAGGAGGAGCTGCCGAATTAGcacgaaatcaatttttcagAACTTTAATGTCAATGTCAAATAAAAGTTGTTTCCACGCGTAAATTGGTACTACCTTGGTTATTAATGGTTTTAACTATGCGTCATAGCATTTAAGAGCACTGTTTACCAAAGAGCATAACCGCAGCTCTTCCCCTAATGCTGttatatcattgttattgttgttactatGACAGAGGTAATTGTAATGTTGTTATTAATACAACTGAGGCACCATACGTAACCCGATGTACATAGGTACTAGGGAGTGCGAGCACGAAAATTATAAGAGTACTAagaaaaaaagcttaaaaataaataaataaaataaaataaaaattgataagTAATTATCTTTCTCACCTAAAAGCCAACTATTCAGACTTTTGCCAAGACTTCGAAGGGTCTCGTCACACTCAATGAGTTCGAGATGATGGCTTTCTACATCCCGCTATGTGCATTTCTCCTTCTCTTCACTCGAACAGTATGTTCCGTCCTCAACAAGACCACTTCAGCGGACTATCCGCACAGAGCGTCCATTATGATGTTGTGCTGCTTTAATGCAGTATCTGGGGCATTGCTTTTAAGTTCCCATCTCAGAGAGCTGTATTTCTTGCCTTGTCTTCATCCATCTGCGTCCGATTGTCCATCCTTggacagctcatttctaccCAATGACCTTCTCCTCCTTGTAATTGTTGAATCTTGCGTCCACTCTGTTCAGGTGCCCGCGTTCAGCGAATAGTGGTACATTCCAGTACAACTTTGCCTCTAAGGACTCATACAAAGGCTTTGGATTCACACGTGATTACTACGGAAGTACTGAATCTGCCAGTCCCGAGTGTCTTAGTATCTCGAAGAACAGTACCTGAAGGGCAGCATTGTGCCTTAGAATGTAGTGGTTTTGTACCAGCACAGAGCACATGTCATGAAGCCCAAGACAAAATTACGTCTCTATTAATTCCAATTCCGTTTGTAGCATTGGATTCACGAAATTTTCTCTGCGACTTACTGCTCTGTTCAGCATACAACTGTCTTGTGCGTAAATCGGATAGCCAGTTTAAGGACCTTTCTTTACTTATTTCTGCAGCGCCTTTGGGTTCAATTGCAGTACTACCTGGTAAATCGTGCGCCgaaatcaaagcaagtgaaggGAAAGCAATGACAGACGGCATACACTGGATATATTCCGATGAAAATCTTGACCAGGCGATTAAGGCAACCTGTGAAGGTAACTCACTCGGCATTAATCAATTACATATAGCAATTAGTTAATTAATCGATCAGttcagttatgcaaacctcCGAAAAGACTTTTTCTAGGTCCTCAGGAATAATGTTATTTCCTATTAACGGTGTTAGGCTCGTGGTTCCAAGGCCATTTTTTCAACGCTAGGACATGATTCATTATTAATAGGTCCTTAACAAAGGGGCAGACGCACTAAAAAGCTGACGTCAATTTGTCAACTCGAATTTGCTGGATTGAAATAAGGTCTTGTAAAGCAAATTTTGTAGTGTAAGCTTTGTAACGCAGTGTAATGGAACATAATGGTTCCGTCAAGGTGATATTCATGTCAAAATTAGCCtattttttcttagttttcaTATGATATTCAGACATAATTCGCTAATCTTAGCTAACAGTTACTCAAAAATTTTAAGCTGTCAGTTAAAAAAACACATCGTTTCTCAGATAAGAGTTAAAATTTTGGCTTATCTAAGGTTTCAGTTTACCCCATCCACATTATCTAAAATTGCGGCACGAGTAGCGCACAATTTTAACGGTAAAATTCAAGATTTAAATTATGGACGgtttaaattttaaatcttaCCATTAACACTATGCTCTACTCGTGGGGCAACTTTATTCTGATGATGGCTTATTACGTGAAACTCTGGTAACAACTCTCCATCTTTAAGCTTAGAATTCCTAAATTTCGTGCTCACGAGTCTGTGTCTGAGACCCTTCGGTcgtttatatttcatcaaaggCGATTTGTTGAATATTAGTGCTAATCATTCTTTTGGCTGACGAAAGTTCCAACTTCGCTTTGCAATTTAATCAATTATTTGGCTTGGGGGTTTCATGTAATGACAATAGGGATGTGCTCCATGGGTTGCCGCCCTTTGGTCTGTAAACATTCTTCTTGAGTCAGTGTTAGAACTCTCTGCATTTCATCTGGCATTTGCCTCGTTAATAGCCGCATGCTCCGAAAAATCGGAATATTCGACTGTCGGTTTCCTCAGTGTATCTGTTGATGAAAATATACGCCATATCTTCAGCCTGGCCATATGGGACGCTAGTTTGAGATGAGGTGGGTATGCCGAGGTCCAGTGTAGATATGAACGAGTATCAGTAGATTTGTGATAAACATCAGTGTTAATGTTGCCTTGTTCATCCTTCAGTGATATATTATCCagaaaatttatatatatatatatatataacatgtTCTTGTGCAACTGGGCTCCTTCAAAAACTTCTATTAGCTACTCCGAGTTTTATGTTTGTTGCGTCTAGCGATCATCCGGCAACTGCCAAGAAAAACGAATTCGATCTAAGATATTCAGATTGGAAATGTACCAATATCTTTCTAGTGTTACGTTTATGTGAAATGGATTACGCATGGACGGCCTTAACAGAAATAACGAATTAATTTCAAGCTTAAAACAGTTCAAAATGGGTTACATACAGTAGAAAGGTCATAAAGGCAAGGtcataaatatgtttttatttGCAGACGTGTGGCAAAAAGTCAACAATAATCCTGTTTGCTTTGGAGCTCGAGATGATACATTCGGTGCCTTCAATGTGACTAAATCTGGACTTGTAAAATCTATAAAGCTTGTTCACAGGAGCGGATCCGTCCAATGCCATCCCGATTACCCACCTACATTCTGGAGCTGCAGCATTGTCAAAAGTGATaaatttggaaacaacacctttATGACAATCATAACAAATTCCAACAAACAAGTTCTTTTCCCGCCTAAGGAAAAATTGACAATTGAATCGTGCAATAACGTGGCGTTCGCCTACATTCTGGAGGGAGTTAATCAAGTATCACCAGAACTGATCCTTGGCAATCTTTCGAGGCCATTGAGTTTGCTGAAGGACCAACAGCTGCAGATATGGTACGGACAGGACTGGGTCGATTGTTCTGAAGACAACAATAGTGGTACTACGTGCGTCGAAATATTTGCTTGGTACGTGTGAGACTAGCAAGGTGGCTTCACTATTAagttaaagaaaataattattgttctttgaTTGACGTCTGAGATTACTGCTTACATCGTTTAATCGCGTTTATTTCGTGCATTCtaagtgaaataaaatttaataaagcTTAGCGTCATTAAAACGTTTTatatgtgtatgtatgtatgtatgtttgtatGTATGTTTGTCTAGAGTGAGTCCAACAAAGGTTTGGCGGGATGCAATATGGGGCTTAAAATCGAGGGGGGATGCGGTATACAAAGAAAATTAGAAGAGGGATGCGGGATGCGGGATGAAATCATCCTCTCGGGACCGGGATACGCAGTTTTTAACGGTCGGGATGCGGGTTGTTTTGAATTCTATGGCGGGATAGAGGATCACAAAAATCATCAGTGAGTAgcacggctatcaccaaagggaaacagtggttcccgtctgttcaccgatgttaagccctgttgggcggggttgatatctggatgggtgaccatctagacaAAATAATCTGTGCTGAACTCCATGGGAAGTCAGGCCGGCGTAGTGGAcgtcaatcacgccttccacctctactacaaatgttgtatgtgaaTTGAGTTTCAGTTTATCTCAACCTGACTCCGTTTTCCTCTCTCCTCAAAAgttgactcccagtctaatccatctggctgtggtgctgtgctccgaagtcatatatggatcgcgttcaggggccgagcgcctaACCTACAGCACAACTCGttcggtccgacctcgttgagctgtgCCCTTTGCAATTCAGCATCCATACAATCAACGCATCCTTGTCCTAGAACCCCCCCTTCCCCACGCGCAAGGTTCAGTTACCATAACACCATATACAGAACGTTTGGCATGGCGTGCGTGTTTGTCAAAGGTCATATAACTTCAGTAACTATTCTCTTGAAGGACTTGAAAGGTGTTGAATGCGCGATGGCGACGCCATCAGCAGAAAATCTCGACTCTTCGGGAACCTCGGCTGTCTCAGATGCAATAAAATGCGTTGTCTTGTTTCGCAAAAGGGGCACCCGTGGGTTTAATTTCAACAGGAAGGAAAAATCTCGGGCAGTTTTAAACAGGAATTATAAAACTTTGAGGAGGATCCGTGAGACCGTCAGGTAAGTTCTTGATTCATGCTTATGTAGAATTAAAAAGGCGAAGACAGGGCTGCACGGACTCCCTACGTGATAGATGCGATGTGATAATATGTATCTCTCATACTTTTACGAGCATGTCAAGATGTACCTCTCTTGTAGGCTATGGTAGATGGGTTTCTgaagatggtgttcagcaaaaGTTGATTTTGTATTAAATCCCAGTTAA
Above is a genomic segment from Acropora muricata isolate sample 2 chromosome 1, ASM3666990v1, whole genome shotgun sequence containing:
- the LOC136915105 gene encoding uncharacterized protein, giving the protein MMLWFWLSANFLILRIIHIETTNEACGGEYSVSGMFLKGHTFKTITVDSPTRCQMLCSQDVRCQSYNFIIGKDICELNNRTKEARPEDFANDPWRFYMKGGFSRAPLGSIAVLPGKSCAEIKASEGKAMTDGIHWIYSDENLDQAIKATCEDVWQKVNNNPVCFGARDDTFGAFNVTKSGLVKSIKLVHRSGSVQCHPDYPPTFWSCSIVKSDKFGNNTFMTIITNSNKQVLFPPKEKLTIESCNNVAFAYILEGVNQVSPELILGNLSRPLSLLKDQQLQIWYGQDWVDCSEDNNSGTTCVEIFAWYV